A segment of the Chitinophagaceae bacterium genome:
AGCTGGAAGGTGAAGAAATGCCCGTTAATGTTCCGGGCTTTAAAGGAGGCGACCGCACAAGCATCATGTTGCCAGCTGTACAAACAGAATTAATGAAAGCTTTAAAAGCAACAGGCAAACCTGTTGTGTTTGTGATGATGACGGGAAGTGCAATTGCAATTCCATGGGAAGATGAAAACATTCCTGCCATCGTCAATACATGGTATGGCGGACAAAGTGCAGGCACTGCCATTGCAGATGTATTGTTTGGTGATTATAATCCTGCAGGACGTTTACCCGTTACATTTTACAGAGGCGACAATGATCTTCCAGGCTTCAGTGATTACTCAATGGATGGAAGAACCTACCGTTACTTCAGAGGTAAAGCACTATATCCATTTGGTTACGGATTAAGTTATACTACCTTTAACTACAGTGCTTTGAAACTTCCAAAAGCAACAGCAAAGAATAAAAAAATCACCGTATCAGTCATTGTAAAAAATACCGGCGCCCGTGCAGGTGAAGAAGTTGTACAGTTGTATATATCACATCAATACATCAAGGGAAAAACACCTGTAAGAGCATTGAAAGGTTTTAAACGTATCGCTTTAAAAGCAGGTGAAAGTAAACTTGTTTCGTTTACACTAACGCCGGAAGAATTATCTCTTGTAAGTGAAGAAGATGGAAAACTGTTTCAGCCTTCAGGAAAAATAATGATCAGCATTGGCGGCGGGCAACCGGGTGTAAAAAATAAAACATCAGGCAATGTGGTAAGCAATTCAATAACGGTTCTGTAATCTGAATAGAGTTGAGATAGTTAAATCTAAAAAGAATAAAGTGAATCGCACAGGGATGTGGCGCAATAACTGATGCTGTGAAAAACTGAAGTTGTTATCATATTATCAATCACTAAAAAGTTGAATGATGAAAAAAAGAACACAGTCCCGCCGGGAGTTTCTGAGCAATTCGATTAAAGCATCTGCAATATTTGCGTTGCCGTCAATTGTTCCTTTCAGTGTGTTTGGAAAAAATGCACCAGGTAACCGCATTAACGTTGCGGCAATTGGCTCCGGCCGTATTTCACGCATTCACGATATGCCCGGTGTATGGGGTCAGAATTATGCTCAGCTGATGGCAGTGTGTGACCTGGATTCAAACAGAGCTGCGGAAGGAAAAACATTGGTGAATGATTTTTACTCAAAAAGAGATGGCAAACCATTTGACGGTGTAAAAGTTTATACAGATTACCGTGAACTGTTACAGAATAAAGATATTGATGCAGTATTGATAAGTACACCCGATCATACTCATGCCATGATTGGAGCTGCAGCAGCACGTGCAGGTAAACATATTTATATGCAGAAGCCTGCATCACTTACGATTGCTGAAGGAAGAATCATCAGCAATGTGATACAGAAAAGCGGCGTAAAATTTCAGATAGGAAGTCAGCAGCGGAGCAGTGAACAATTCCGTTATGCAGCAGAGTTGGTTCGTAATGGCCGCATTGGAAAACTGAAAACTGTTTATGTTGGTTTGCCCGGTGATCCGCCCGGAGGAAAGACAGACGAAATGCCTGTTCCAAAAAACTTGGATTATGATATGTGGCTTGCATCAACTCCTGAAGTGTATTATACTGAAGACCGTGTACATCCGCAAGTTGGTTATGGTCGTCCCGGTTGGTTACGTTGTGAGCAGTTTGGTGCAGGTATGATAACCGGATGGGGTGCACATCATATTGATTCTGCACATTGGGGCATGGGTATGGAAAGCAGCGGACCTGTTGAAATCTGGAATGAAAAAGCTGAGTTTGCAACAGGTGGATTGTGGAATGTACATGGAGTATTTAAAACCGGTGCAACCTATGCAAACGGTGTTACAATGATTGTAAGCAACGAGTTTCAAAACGGGATAAAATTTGAAGGAACAACCGGATGGATTTTTGTTTCAAGAGGAGATTACCAGGTTACATCATCTGATGGCAATGCCGGAACAGCACAGGCGAAGAAAATTGATGCCAGCGATCCAAAGCTCCTTACATCTGTAATAGCTGAAAACGAATTTCATTTTACTGTAAGTAAAGATCATCATGCCAACTGGCTGGAAGCGATCCGTGATAATAAAAAAACAATTGCACCGGTTGAAGAAGCACACCGTGCCTGCTCAGCCTGCCTGCTGCATCATATAGCTATGAAGCTAAACAGGAAATTATACTGGGACCCCGCAAAGGAGCAATTTAATAATGATGATGAAGCAAATAAACTCCTGTCGAGGCCACAACGCAAAGGCTATGAAGTGAAATAGATTTTTTTACTGAATTTAATCAACCATAACATGAAAAAAATACTTGCCATATTATTCCTGCTCCCGCTTTACACTTTGGCGCAGCAGGACTCAGTCTTATCAGGAGTTTACAATTGGGCTGAGCTAGCTTCATCAACAATCAATAAAATTTCTTCCACTGTATTGCTGGAAGGAAAAACCCATGACTTTAAATGGATACAGTTAACTGCAAACAGTTTAAATCCATCACCTGTAAGAATCAAACAAACTGTTCCCAAAAACCAGGAACAATTAATTATTGTGAAAACAGGTACCCTGCAAATTGGCTTGGGCGATTCAACCTTTGCACTGAATGCCGGAAGTGTAGCAATATTAATGCCCGGAAAAAAGATTTTACTCAACAGTATAAAGCCCTGCAGTTTTTATATTATGAAATACCGGAGCAAAGCCCCAAAGGATCTGCAAAGGGGAAAAAACAATGGAGGCTCGTTTATAAAATTCTGGGAAGCCATTCCGTTTAAACCAAACAATAACGGCGGTGGCAGAAGAGATTTTTTTGAACATCCTACTGCCATGCAGAAAAGATTTGAAATGCATGTTACCACGCTGAAAGAAGGACTGAGAAGCCACGATCCACATACGCACCGTGCAGAAGAAATAATAATCATGATAGAAGGTGATACCGAAATGCAGATAGGTGAAAATTTCGCCAAAGGAAAAACAGGTGATTTCTTTTATCTTGGAAGTAATATACTTCATGGAATAAAAAATATTGGTACAAAACCCTGCATGTATTTTGCCATTCAGTTTGAATAATGATAAATGAACATTTCATTAAAGCATAAAGAATGAAAAAATATTATTCATTTTATTCATCTGTACTTCGATGAATAGTTTTGCTCAATATCCCCGTGTGGATATCCCCGGTTCTGAAGTAAGAAAAATTACTTCTTCCATTGTTACCGGGCAGGAATATGAATTGCATATCCTGTTACCGGGCAGTTACAGGAGCAGTACAAAAAAATTTCCTGTTGTGTACCTGATGGATTCTCAATGGGATTTCTCACTGGTAAAATCAATTTTCGGTCAGCAGTATTATGATGGCTTTATTCCTGAACTGATTATTGTGGGCGTAACATGGGGAGGAATAAAACCAAACCCCGACAGTTTAAGAGCAAGAGATTATACTTCAACTAAAGAAACAAGAGCTCCGCAAAGTGGTGGTGCAGATAAATTTCTTTCCTTCATAAAAAATGAACTGTTCCCGTTTATTGAAAAAAATTATAAAGCCGATAGTGCAAACAGAATATTAATGGGCTGTTCACTTGGAGGATTATTTACAGTATATACATTGTTCACTCAACCGGAACTGTTTACAGGCTATGCCGCTGCCAGCCCTGCTATTGGCTGGGATAGGGAAGTAATGTACCAGTTTGAAAAAGAGTTTTATCAGAAAAAATTATCCAAACCTGTGCGTTTGTATATGACGGTTGGAGATGTGGAAAGCAGCCGACCTGCTTATGAAAAATTTGCCGCACAAATGATCGGCAGGAACTACTCATCAGTAAGCATTCAATCAAAAATATTAGAAAACACCGGGCATTCAGGAACAAAATCAGAAACATACAGCAGAGGTCTTCAATATATTTTTGAACGGCCGAAGCTGAGTCTTGATACAAAGCTGCTGGATAAATATGCCGGTATTTATGTATCAGCAACGGGAAACAGAATTGAAATAAAAAAGGAAAACGGCAGCCTCGTTTTATTCTATTCCCCTTTCAATAAATACCAGCTGTATGCATCAACTGAAACAGGCTTTTATTCAACGTCAGAATTTCTGAACATTGATTTCAAAATAGAAAACGGCAAAGCAAGTGCCTTGCAATTGGAAAGATTTGGCGGGACTGATTTATTAAAAAAGATTAACTAAAGAATGTTACGGAAGCAATTTTTTTTTATCATCTTAACTTTCTGTATACTGGTTGCAAACAGTTACGGCCAATTCAATGATTGGCCAAAAGGCAAGTCGCCAGAAGAAGTTGGCCTTCGTATTGCAGAGCGTTTCATTTCTTCAGCACATGGCGTATATAATTCGCCGGGAACAAAACCGCATATCCCCTATTTTGAAGTTTGTACCTGGTACGGAGCTTTAACATTTGCTGATCTTACTGCTAATAATGACCTGCGAACAAAATTGATTGACAGGTTTACTCCGCTGTTTGATAAGGATTCATCTTTGCTTACAGTTCCTGACCATGTAGACTACACAGTCTTTGGTGCACTACCATTAGAGATCTATCTGCAGACAAAAGACAAAAAATACTTTAACCTCGGTAAACATTATGCAGACAAACAATGGGCTGCTCCCGAAGGTCCAAGAGTAATTCCTGAATCTTACACCTATTACAATAATGGGCTAAGCTGGCAAACAAGATTGTGGATTGATGACATGTATATGATTACAATGATACAGGCTCAGGCATTTCGTGCAACAGGCGATCAGAAATATATTGATCGTGCTGCAACTGAAATGGTTTTTTATTTACATGAGCTGCAAAAAGAAAATGGATTGTTTTATCATGCCCCCGATGCTCCTTTCTTCTGGGGAAGAGGAAATGGCTGGATGGCAGCAGGTATGACTGAATTGCTGAGAGTGTTACCAAAAAACAATACGAACTATAAAGCAATCATGAATGGTTATAAAAAAATGATGGGGTCTTTATTAAAGTATCAAAGTGAGAACGGTATGTGGCGGCAATTGGTTGATGATCCTGCTTTCTGGCCTGAAACATCCTGCTCAGCCATGTTTACTTTTGCAATGATCACTGGTGTAAAGAATGGATGGCTTGATAAAAAAACATACAGCAAAGCCGCAAGGAAAGGATGGCTTGGCTTAATTTCTTATATCAATGAAAATAATGAAATCACTGAGTGTGTGAAGGAACCGGGAAAAAGAACGACCGGCAATATTATATGGACCGAAAACACATTACAGGTGATTTTCATGGACAGGCTCCTGTGCTTTGGTGTGCAAGTGCATTATTGAGAAAGAACAATACTTTTAAAAATGAAAAACGAAAAAGATAATAACTCTCAGCAGGGCGGAGATTCTTACAAACTCAGAAGCTACGATTGGTTTGGCAAATCTGATAAGATGGGATTTGTACATCGTTCCTGGTTACGTAACCAGGGATATCCTGATGATTATTTCCAGGGCAAACCCGTTATTGGTATTTGCAATACATGGAGCGAACTGACACCCTGTAACGGTCACCTGCGTGATTTTGCAGAAATCGTAAAACGTGGTGTAATTGAAGCTGGAGGATTTCCATTAGAGTTTCCGGTTACATCATTGGGTGAAACAATCATGCGGCCCACAACCATGCTCTTTCGGAATTTGGCGAGTATGGATACAGAAGAAAGCATTCGTGCCAATCCGATTGATGGTGTTGTTTTACTTACAGGTTGTGATAAAACTACTCCTTCTACTTTAATGGGTGCATGCAGTGTTGATCTGCCAACCATCGTTGTTCCAGGTGGTCCAATGCTGAATGGAAGATTCAAAGGCGAATGCCTTGGCAGCGGCTCATTCAACTGGATGGTAAAGGAAAAAACATTAGTAGAGAATTATACAGCAGAAGATATTCATGAAGCAGAGGTTGGCGCTGCAAGAAGTCAGGGACATTGTATGAGTATGGGTACTGCTTCAACTATGGCCTGCATGGTGGAAGCACTGGGTCTTACATTACCGGGTGCTGCTGCTATTCCTGCTGTTGATTCAAGAAAGAAAGTAAGGGAGCAATTATCAGGAAGAATAATTGTAGAGATGGTGAAAGAAGATTTGAAACTCTCAAAAATTCTTACAAGAAAAGCGTTTGAGAATTCGATTATAGTAAATGCCGGTGTTGGTGGCTCAACCAATTTAATCATTCACCTGCTTGCGATTGCCGGAAGAATAGGTATTGAATTAAATCTGGAGGACTTTGATACTATCGGAAGCAAAATTCCATTGCTTGCCAACCTGAAACCTTCAGGAAAATATTTGATGGAAGATTTTTATTATGCCGGTGGATTACCTGTTGTGATCAATGAACTAAAAAAATATCTGCACAATGATGTGATTACAGTTAATGGAAAATCAATCGGTGATAACAACAGCAAACCCGTTTGCTACAACCGTGAAGTGATCGCATCTGTTGATACGCCTTTGCAAACGGAAGCAGGTATTGCTGTGCTGAAAGGAAATTTATGTGCCGATGGTGCCATCATTAAACCATCTGCTGCGACAAAATCATTAATGAAGCACAGGGGCAAAGCGGTTGTGTTTGAAACGATGGAAGATTATCATGCAAGAATTGATGACCCAAATCTGGATATTGATGAAAACTCTGTGATCGTATTAAAAGGTGTTGGGCCGGTAGGTTATCCCGGCATGCCTGAAGTTGGCAATGTTGATCTTCCTGAGAAATTACTGAGGAAAGGTGTTAAAGATATGATCCGCATTT
Coding sequences within it:
- a CDS encoding Gfo/Idh/MocA family oxidoreductase yields the protein MMKKRTQSRREFLSNSIKASAIFALPSIVPFSVFGKNAPGNRINVAAIGSGRISRIHDMPGVWGQNYAQLMAVCDLDSNRAAEGKTLVNDFYSKRDGKPFDGVKVYTDYRELLQNKDIDAVLISTPDHTHAMIGAAAARAGKHIYMQKPASLTIAEGRIISNVIQKSGVKFQIGSQQRSSEQFRYAAELVRNGRIGKLKTVYVGLPGDPPGGKTDEMPVPKNLDYDMWLASTPEVYYTEDRVHPQVGYGRPGWLRCEQFGAGMITGWGAHHIDSAHWGMGMESSGPVEIWNEKAEFATGGLWNVHGVFKTGATYANGVTMIVSNEFQNGIKFEGTTGWIFVSRGDYQVTSSDGNAGTAQAKKIDASDPKLLTSVIAENEFHFTVSKDHHANWLEAIRDNKKTIAPVEEAHRACSACLLHHIAMKLNRKLYWDPAKEQFNNDDEANKLLSRPQRKGYEVK
- a CDS encoding cupin domain-containing protein; the encoded protein is MKKILAILFLLPLYTLAQQDSVLSGVYNWAELASSTINKISSTVLLEGKTHDFKWIQLTANSLNPSPVRIKQTVPKNQEQLIIVKTGTLQIGLGDSTFALNAGSVAILMPGKKILLNSIKPCSFYIMKYRSKAPKDLQRGKNNGGSFIKFWEAIPFKPNNNGGGRRDFFEHPTAMQKRFEMHVTTLKEGLRSHDPHTHRAEEIIIMIEGDTEMQIGENFAKGKTGDFFYLGSNILHGIKNIGTKPCMYFAIQFE
- a CDS encoding alpha/beta hydrolase, producing MNSFAQYPRVDIPGSEVRKITSSIVTGQEYELHILLPGSYRSSTKKFPVVYLMDSQWDFSLVKSIFGQQYYDGFIPELIIVGVTWGGIKPNPDSLRARDYTSTKETRAPQSGGADKFLSFIKNELFPFIEKNYKADSANRILMGCSLGGLFTVYTLFTQPELFTGYAAASPAIGWDREVMYQFEKEFYQKKLSKPVRLYMTVGDVESSRPAYEKFAAQMIGRNYSSVSIQSKILENTGHSGTKSETYSRGLQYIFERPKLSLDTKLLDKYAGIYVSATGNRIEIKKENGSLVLFYSPFNKYQLYASTETGFYSTSEFLNIDFKIENGKASALQLERFGGTDLLKKIN
- a CDS encoding dihydroxy-acid dehydratase, whose protein sequence is MKNEKDNNSQQGGDSYKLRSYDWFGKSDKMGFVHRSWLRNQGYPDDYFQGKPVIGICNTWSELTPCNGHLRDFAEIVKRGVIEAGGFPLEFPVTSLGETIMRPTTMLFRNLASMDTEESIRANPIDGVVLLTGCDKTTPSTLMGACSVDLPTIVVPGGPMLNGRFKGECLGSGSFNWMVKEKTLVENYTAEDIHEAEVGAARSQGHCMSMGTASTMACMVEALGLTLPGAAAIPAVDSRKKVREQLSGRIIVEMVKEDLKLSKILTRKAFENSIIVNAGVGGSTNLIIHLLAIAGRIGIELNLEDFDTIGSKIPLLANLKPSGKYLMEDFYYAGGLPVVINELKKYLHNDVITVNGKSIGDNNSKPVCYNREVIASVDTPLQTEAGIAVLKGNLCADGAIIKPSAATKSLMKHRGKAVVFETMEDYHARIDDPNLDIDENSVIVLKGVGPVGYPGMPEVGNVDLPEKLLRKGVKDMIRISDGRMSGTAAGTVVLHVSPESSIGGVLALVKDGDMIELDVDQRKLHLDVSDEELNKRKLAWVAPEPMATRGYVKFYIDHVQQAHLGADLDILQGGSGSEVTRDLH